From a single Hymenobacter sp. YIM 151500-1 genomic region:
- the dnaG gene encoding DNA primase, translated as MARIPKETVDQIIHHADIVEVVGDFVSLKKKGQNLWACCPFHHEKSPSFSVAPAKGLYKCFGCGKAGGVVQFVMDIEGTSYVEALKYLAKKYGIDIQEEEKTPEQQLAQNEKDSQFIVSNWAKDHYHHLLLHTDEGQSIGGSYLRQRGLNQQTIKTFELGYSLDQWDDLLKSAEKAGYERKYLEKTGLVVTKEDDQGQDTGRRYDRFRGRVMFPIHNVSGRVIGFGARTLKPHDKTAKYLNSPESDIYHKSDVLYGLYQGRQAIRSEELCYLVEGYLDVLSLHQGGIKNVVASSGTSLTDGQIRLIKRYTDNVTVLYDGDAAGIRASLRGIDMLLEGGLNVRVVLFPDGDDPDSYIRKVGDQRFKDHLEQASQDFIQFKTDLVSREAAQDPVKKAEAIRDVLQSIGKVPDPIKRQVFLQQTSQAFGIDEQVLITEYNKIVRQASPKAPASGGSGLGQNEAKNQKPPTNNQLTPEQEAEALMYGASPEDLAGGPDALTAPPEELEPVPDVLAQCEREVVRLLLLYSPQPLAPEVSVAQYLLQQLDDTPFKTGLYADLLHLCREELRQGRWPEVRTFIQHGRGDIRSLVAELATEKYELSPNWTTHQIYVPRELDLLQTACDNAILRLNKVNVERELAARLDALRQPQLDEVEMLDHLQTIKLLKQMDNQLAHLLGTVIPRASM; from the coding sequence ATGGCCCGGATTCCGAAGGAGACAGTCGACCAGATTATTCACCACGCCGACATTGTAGAGGTGGTGGGCGATTTTGTGTCGCTGAAGAAGAAGGGGCAGAATCTGTGGGCCTGCTGCCCGTTTCACCACGAAAAGTCGCCGAGCTTCTCGGTGGCGCCGGCCAAGGGGCTGTACAAGTGCTTCGGGTGCGGCAAGGCGGGCGGAGTGGTGCAGTTTGTGATGGACATCGAGGGCACCTCCTACGTGGAGGCCCTGAAATACCTGGCCAAGAAGTACGGCATCGACATCCAGGAAGAGGAGAAGACGCCCGAGCAGCAGCTGGCCCAGAACGAAAAGGACTCCCAGTTCATCGTCTCGAACTGGGCCAAGGACCACTACCACCACCTACTGCTCCACACCGACGAAGGCCAGAGCATCGGGGGGAGCTACCTGCGCCAGCGCGGCCTCAACCAGCAGACCATCAAAACCTTCGAGCTGGGCTACTCCCTCGACCAGTGGGACGACCTGCTCAAATCGGCCGAGAAGGCGGGCTACGAGCGGAAGTATCTGGAGAAAACTGGCCTCGTGGTTACGAAAGAAGACGACCAGGGCCAGGACACCGGCCGCCGCTACGACCGGTTCCGGGGGCGCGTCATGTTTCCGATTCACAACGTGTCGGGGCGGGTCATTGGCTTCGGGGCGCGCACGCTCAAGCCCCACGACAAGACGGCCAAGTACCTGAACTCGCCGGAGTCGGACATCTACCACAAGTCCGACGTGCTATACGGCCTCTACCAGGGCCGGCAGGCTATTCGCTCGGAGGAGCTGTGCTACCTGGTGGAAGGCTACCTCGACGTGCTCAGCCTGCACCAGGGCGGCATCAAGAACGTGGTGGCCTCGTCGGGCACCTCGCTCACCGACGGGCAAATCCGCCTCATTAAGCGCTACACCGACAACGTGACGGTGCTCTACGACGGCGACGCGGCCGGTATCCGGGCCTCACTGCGGGGCATTGATATGCTGCTGGAAGGCGGCCTGAACGTGCGCGTGGTGTTGTTTCCGGACGGCGACGACCCCGACTCCTACATCCGCAAAGTCGGCGACCAGCGCTTCAAAGACCACCTGGAGCAGGCCAGCCAGGACTTCATCCAGTTCAAAACCGACCTGGTGAGCCGCGAAGCCGCCCAGGACCCGGTGAAAAAGGCCGAGGCTATTCGGGACGTGCTGCAAAGCATCGGCAAGGTGCCCGACCCGATTAAGCGCCAGGTGTTTTTGCAGCAAACCTCGCAGGCCTTTGGCATTGATGAGCAGGTACTCATCACCGAGTACAACAAAATCGTGCGCCAGGCCAGCCCGAAGGCCCCGGCCAGCGGTGGGAGCGGGCTGGGTCAGAACGAAGCCAAAAACCAAAAGCCACCCACCAACAACCAGCTCACTCCCGAGCAGGAAGCCGAGGCCCTGATGTACGGAGCTTCGCCGGAGGACCTGGCCGGCGGCCCCGACGCCCTCACGGCCCCGCCCGAGGAGCTGGAGCCCGTGCCCGACGTGCTGGCCCAGTGCGAGCGGGAGGTGGTGCGCCTGCTGCTGCTGTACTCGCCCCAGCCCCTGGCCCCGGAAGTGAGCGTGGCCCAGTACCTCTTGCAGCAGCTCGACGACACGCCCTTCAAAACCGGCCTCTACGCCGACCTGCTCCACCTGTGCCGCGAGGAGCTACGCCAGGGCCGCTGGCCCGAGGTGCGCACTTTTATCCAGCACGGCCGCGGCGACATTCGCAGTCTGGTGGCTGAGCTGGCTACTGAGAAGTACGAGCTGAGCCCCAACTGGACCACCCACCAGATTTACGTGCCCCGGGAGCTGGACCTGTTGCAAACCGCCTGCGACAATGCCATCCTTCGTCTCAACAAGGTGAATGTGGAGCGGGAGCTGGCCGCCCGCCTCGACGCCCTGCGCCAGCCCCAACTCGACGAAGTGGAAATGCTCGACCACCTGCAAACCATCAAGCTGCTCAAGCAGATGGACAACCAGCTGGCACACCTGCTGGGCACCGTCATTCCGCGGGCCAGCATGTAG
- a CDS encoding head GIN domain-containing protein has protein sequence MNSLLFSPKCAALLALPLLLSGAALAQQTKQTRDTGTFEAVQAGGAVNVFLKQGPQTAVVVEAPKEALSYITTTVRGGVLEIRREEGMSQTLRNLLNTKGNHVNIYITAPRLTAITASGASDVMGESELAADAFSIRASGASDVVLKLNVKALTVEASGSSDVKLTGQAERQQVQLSGSSDYLASGLQGRQATVTASGSSDAYLAVSETLKAQSSGSSDIINKGTARVSR, from the coding sequence ATGAATAGCCTGCTTTTCTCCCCGAAGTGCGCCGCCTTGCTGGCGCTACCGCTGTTGCTGTCGGGCGCCGCCCTGGCTCAGCAAACCAAGCAAACCCGCGACACCGGCACGTTTGAGGCCGTGCAGGCCGGGGGCGCCGTCAATGTATTTCTGAAGCAGGGCCCGCAGACGGCCGTGGTGGTGGAGGCGCCCAAAGAAGCCTTGTCCTACATCACCACCACCGTGCGCGGGGGCGTGCTCGAAATCCGGCGCGAAGAAGGCATGAGCCAGACGCTGCGCAACCTGCTCAACACCAAAGGCAACCACGTCAATATCTACATCACCGCCCCCCGGCTGACGGCCATCACGGCCAGCGGCGCCAGCGACGTTATGGGCGAATCGGAGCTGGCGGCCGACGCGTTCAGCATCCGGGCCAGCGGGGCCAGCGACGTGGTGCTGAAGCTGAATGTGAAGGCCCTGACGGTAGAAGCCTCGGGTTCCAGCGACGTCAAGCTGACCGGCCAGGCCGAGCGCCAGCAGGTACAGCTCAGCGGCAGCAGCGACTATCTGGCTTCGGGCTTGCAGGGCCGCCAGGCCACCGTCACGGCCTCCGGTTCCAGCGACGCCTACCTGGCCGTATCCGAAACCCTGAAGGCCCAGTCTTCCGGCTCCAGCGACATCATAAACAAAGGTACCGCCCGCGTGAGCCGGTAG
- a CDS encoding Mrp/NBP35 family ATP-binding protein: MTPITTEAVLKALSYVEEPDLGQDLVTLNMIEDVQIDGRKVAFTVVLTTPACPLKELIHNACVRAIHTMVDKDAEVTVHLTSRVTTMRQNRDILPGVRNIIAIASGKGGVGKSTVTANLAIALAKTGAKVGLVDADISGPSMPLMFGVEDARPHVYRTPEGRNLIEPIEAHGVKLMSIGFLAPAESAIVWRGPMASSALKQFITEVDWGELDYLLLDMPPGTSDIHLTMVQTVPVTGSVIVTTPQKVALADAEKGLQMFRLPQINVPVLGIVENMAWFTPAELPENKYFIFGEGGGKGLAAKHEVPLLGQIPLVQSIRENGDRGTPAILESGSATAEVFGQLAEELARQVSIRNAVAPRTQVVEMNR, translated from the coding sequence ATGACCCCGATAACCACCGAAGCCGTTCTCAAAGCCCTGAGCTACGTGGAAGAGCCCGACCTGGGCCAGGACCTCGTCACGCTCAACATGATTGAGGACGTGCAGATTGACGGCCGCAAGGTTGCCTTCACTGTCGTCCTGACCACGCCCGCCTGCCCGCTCAAGGAGCTGATTCACAACGCCTGCGTGCGCGCCATCCACACCATGGTGGACAAAGACGCCGAGGTGACGGTGCACCTGACCTCGCGCGTGACCACCATGCGCCAGAACCGCGACATCCTGCCCGGCGTCCGCAACATCATTGCCATTGCCTCGGGCAAGGGCGGCGTGGGCAAAAGCACCGTTACGGCCAACCTGGCCATTGCCCTGGCCAAAACCGGCGCCAAAGTTGGCCTCGTGGATGCCGACATCAGCGGCCCCTCCATGCCCCTGATGTTTGGGGTAGAAGACGCCCGCCCGCACGTATACCGCACCCCCGAAGGCCGCAACCTCATCGAGCCGATAGAAGCCCACGGCGTGAAGCTGATGAGCATCGGCTTTCTGGCCCCGGCCGAGTCGGCCATTGTGTGGCGGGGCCCCATGGCCTCGTCGGCCCTGAAGCAGTTTATCACGGAAGTGGACTGGGGCGAGCTGGACTACCTGCTCCTGGACATGCCCCCCGGCACCTCCGATATTCACCTCACCATGGTGCAAACCGTGCCCGTCACCGGCTCGGTCATCGTCACCACGCCCCAGAAAGTAGCCCTGGCCGACGCTGAGAAGGGCTTGCAGATGTTCCGCCTGCCCCAGATCAACGTGCCGGTGCTGGGCATCGTGGAGAACATGGCCTGGTTTACGCCCGCCGAGCTGCCCGAAAACAAGTACTTCATCTTCGGGGAAGGGGGAGGAAAAGGCCTGGCTGCCAAGCACGAAGTACCCCTGCTGGGCCAGATTCCGCTGGTGCAGAGCATCCGCGAAAACGGCGACCGGGGCACGCCCGCCATCCTCGAAAGCGGCTCCGCCACGGCCGAGGTGTTCGGCCAGCTGGCCGAGGAGCTGGCCCGCCAGGTCAGCATCCGCAACGCCGTAGCACCGCGCACCCAGGTAGTCGAAATGAACCGCTGA
- a CDS encoding NifU family protein encodes MTHSAAVDAHPLLARVEQALDTIRPYLAADGGNVRVLDITADMVLRLELLGACGTCPMSPMTLKAGVEESVKKAVPEIRAVEATNVTPMHEQPAGQAGRPVQPNPVPTPQF; translated from the coding sequence ATGACACATTCTGCCGCCGTAGACGCGCACCCGCTGCTAGCCCGCGTTGAGCAGGCGCTGGACACCATCCGGCCCTATCTGGCGGCCGACGGCGGCAACGTGCGCGTGCTCGACATCACCGCCGACATGGTGCTGCGCCTGGAGTTGCTCGGGGCCTGCGGCACCTGCCCCATGTCGCCGATGACGCTGAAGGCGGGCGTCGAGGAATCGGTAAAAAAAGCCGTGCCTGAAATCAGGGCCGTGGAGGCTACCAACGTGACGCCCATGCACGAGCAGCCCGCCGGCCAGGCTGGCCGCCCCGTGCAGCCTAACCCCGTGCCTACGCCGCAGTTTTAG
- the fahA gene encoding fumarylacetoacetase: MAQPNDPALRSWIDIAPTSDFPIQNLPFGVFDKDEQPGPRLGVAIGEYVLDLYAVAQFGFFEDLDLGPKMPKVFRRGALNSFISLGRPAWRAVRQRVSELLRHDNPALRDNEEAMRACLVRQREVRMRRPVKPRNYTDFYSSIEHATNVGIMFRDPANALLPNWRHIPIGYHGRASSIVVSGTDIRRPNGQRKAPDAAAPTFGPSQQLDFELEMAFVVGKGTHLGETVPIQYAEDHIFGLVLFNDWSARDIQSWEYVPLGPFLGKSFGSSVSPWVVTLDALEPFRVAGPVQEPEPLLYLRQLDAHNFDIKLEVDLQPENSAATTISRSNFGLMYWSMAQQLTHHASNGCNLEVGDLYASGTISGPTPDSLGSMLELAWRGTRPVPLADGSERKFLQDGDTVTMRGFCEKDGLRIGFGEVTGKILPASAG, from the coding sequence ATGGCCCAGCCCAACGACCCCGCGCTCCGCTCCTGGATTGACATTGCCCCGACCAGCGACTTTCCCATTCAAAACCTGCCGTTTGGGGTGTTCGACAAGGACGAGCAGCCGGGTCCGCGCCTGGGCGTGGCCATTGGCGAGTACGTGCTGGATTTGTACGCGGTGGCGCAGTTCGGCTTTTTCGAGGATCTGGATTTGGGACCCAAGATGCCCAAGGTGTTTCGGCGGGGGGCGCTCAACTCGTTCATCTCCCTGGGCCGGCCGGCGTGGCGGGCTGTGCGCCAGCGCGTGAGTGAGCTGCTGCGCCACGACAACCCCGCCCTGCGCGACAATGAGGAAGCCATGCGCGCCTGCCTGGTGCGCCAGCGCGAGGTGCGGATGCGCCGCCCCGTGAAGCCCCGCAACTACACCGATTTCTACTCCAGCATCGAGCACGCCACCAACGTGGGCATAATGTTCCGGGACCCGGCCAACGCCCTGCTGCCCAACTGGCGTCACATTCCCATCGGCTACCACGGCCGGGCCTCCTCCATCGTAGTCAGCGGCACCGACATCCGGCGGCCCAACGGGCAGCGCAAAGCCCCCGATGCCGCCGCGCCCACCTTCGGTCCCTCGCAGCAGCTGGATTTTGAGCTGGAAATGGCTTTTGTGGTGGGCAAAGGAACGCACCTGGGCGAAACCGTGCCCATTCAGTACGCCGAGGACCACATCTTCGGGCTGGTGCTCTTCAACGACTGGAGCGCCCGGGATATTCAGAGCTGGGAGTACGTGCCGCTGGGGCCGTTTTTGGGCAAGAGCTTCGGCAGCAGCGTGTCGCCGTGGGTGGTGACGCTGGACGCGCTGGAGCCGTTCCGGGTGGCCGGGCCGGTGCAGGAGCCCGAGCCCCTGCTCTACCTCCGCCAGCTCGACGCGCACAACTTCGACATCAAGCTGGAAGTGGACCTGCAACCAGAAAACAGCGCCGCCACCACCATTTCGCGCTCCAACTTCGGGCTCATGTACTGGAGCATGGCCCAGCAGCTCACCCACCACGCCTCCAACGGTTGCAACCTGGAAGTCGGCGACCTGTACGCCTCCGGCACCATCAGCGGCCCCACTCCCGACTCGCTGGGCTCCATGCTGGAGCTGGCCTGGCGCGGCACCCGCCCCGTGCCCCTGGCCGACGGCTCGGAACGTAAATTCCTGCAAGACGGCGACACCGTGACTATGCGGGGATTCTGTGAAAAGGATGGCCTGCGGATTGGGTTCGGGGAGGTGACCGGGAAAATATTGCCGGCTTCAGCGGGGTAG
- the cobC gene encoding alpha-ribazole phosphatase produces MDIYLIRHTRVETAAGICYGRSDVPVAATYAQDEAAVRQRLAPVLAVGPVAVFSSPLARCHCLAEALAPGPITFDDRLMEYDFGRWELQAWDQLPASELDPWMADFVHTAAPGGETFHGLQARAVGFLTELLAAPEAPATALVFSHSAVIRSLVCHCLGLPLQHAFRLDIDYGSITKVRCKHGQFSVAYTNG; encoded by the coding sequence ATGGATATCTACCTGATTCGGCACACCCGCGTAGAAACGGCCGCCGGCATCTGCTACGGCCGCTCCGATGTGCCCGTGGCCGCCACCTACGCCCAGGACGAAGCCGCCGTGCGCCAGCGCCTGGCCCCGGTGCTGGCCGTCGGCCCGGTGGCCGTGTTCAGCAGCCCGCTGGCCCGGTGCCACTGCCTGGCCGAAGCCCTGGCTCCCGGCCCCATCACCTTCGACGACCGGCTGATGGAGTACGACTTCGGCCGCTGGGAGCTGCAAGCCTGGGACCAGCTGCCTGCTTCGGAGCTGGACCCCTGGATGGCCGATTTCGTGCACACCGCCGCCCCCGGCGGCGAAACCTTCCACGGCCTGCAAGCCCGCGCTGTCGGGTTCCTGACCGAGCTGCTGGCCGCCCCCGAAGCGCCGGCTACGGCCCTGGTGTTCAGCCACTCGGCCGTTATCCGCAGCCTCGTGTGCCACTGCCTGGGTTTGCCCCTCCAGCACGCCTTCCGTCTCGATATCGACTACGGCTCCATCACGAAGGTGCGCTGCAAGCATGGCCAGTTCAGCGTGGCGTACACGAATGGCTGA
- a CDS encoding adenosylcobinamide-GDP ribazoletransferase, whose product MMRRQVELFFTALMFYTRVPCPKWVGHSEELLNKATIYFPVMGWLVGGVAAGTYWALSYLFPVDVVLLLSMVASILLTGAFHEDGFADVCDGFGGGWTPARILEIMKDSRLGTYGAAGLGLILALKFGALRSLPPTAVAPVLVVAHALSRATALTFIYTHDYARANEDSKAKPVAKKISRAELLVGLGFGVLPLLLYAAWLGRPALLLVLLPLVLVKWYLARYFQKWIGGYTGDCLGATQQVAEVVVYLFFCSPLWIST is encoded by the coding sequence ATGATGCGCCGCCAGGTAGAGCTGTTTTTCACGGCCCTAATGTTTTACACCCGCGTACCCTGCCCGAAGTGGGTAGGCCATTCCGAGGAGCTGCTCAACAAGGCCACCATCTACTTCCCGGTGATGGGCTGGCTGGTGGGCGGCGTGGCGGCCGGCACCTACTGGGCCCTGAGCTACCTGTTCCCAGTGGATGTTGTCCTGCTGCTGAGCATGGTAGCCAGCATCCTGCTGACCGGGGCCTTCCACGAAGACGGCTTTGCCGACGTGTGCGACGGGTTCGGGGGCGGCTGGACGCCGGCGCGCATTCTGGAAATCATGAAGGATAGCCGCCTGGGTACCTACGGGGCGGCTGGGCTGGGGCTGATATTGGCGCTGAAGTTTGGGGCCCTGCGCAGCCTGCCGCCCACGGCCGTGGCCCCGGTGCTGGTGGTGGCCCACGCCCTGAGCCGGGCCACGGCCCTCACCTTCATCTACACCCACGACTACGCCCGCGCCAACGAAGACAGTAAAGCCAAGCCCGTGGCCAAGAAAATCAGCCGCGCGGAGTTGCTGGTGGGCCTGGGCTTCGGGGTGCTGCCGCTGCTGCTCTACGCCGCCTGGCTGGGCCGCCCCGCCCTGCTGCTGGTGCTGCTGCCGCTGGTCCTGGTGAAGTGGTACCTGGCCCGCTATTTCCAGAAGTGGATCGGCGGCTACACCGGCGACTGTCTGGGCGCCACCCAGCAAGTAGCCGAGGTGGTGGTCTACCTGTTTTTCTGCTCCCCGCTATGGATATCTACCTGA
- the cobT gene encoding nicotinate-nucleotide--dimethylbenzimidazole phosphoribosyltransferase produces the protein MPHFQIQPLRQHLAPAIQDKIDQKTKPLGALGQLEALARQLALIQQTLTPELRRPHLLVFAADHGLAAEGVSKYPAEVTYQMVLNFVRGGAAINVFCRQHGLELKVVDAGVKGSFAEFPAVIDQKIAAGTRNARHEPAMTPEQCEQALAAGARLVREVAAAGCNVVGFGEMGIGNTSAAALLMHRFTGLPLAECLGRGTGLDDEQLRHKAAVLAATAETHAHLTEPLAVLAALGGFEIVQMAGAMLQAAELGLVVLVDGFIATAALLAAAALHPAVREYCVFCHQSEETGHARLLAYLRARPLLHLGLRLGEGTGCALAYPLLESAVRFLNDMASFASAGVSQAETPAAL, from the coding sequence ATGCCCCACTTCCAGATTCAGCCCCTGCGCCAGCACCTGGCCCCGGCCATCCAGGATAAAATCGACCAGAAAACCAAGCCCCTCGGTGCCCTGGGCCAACTGGAAGCCCTGGCCCGGCAGCTGGCCCTGATTCAGCAGACGCTGACGCCCGAGCTGCGCCGGCCCCACCTGCTCGTCTTCGCCGCCGACCACGGCCTGGCCGCCGAGGGCGTGAGCAAGTACCCGGCCGAGGTAACCTACCAGATGGTGCTCAACTTCGTGCGCGGCGGGGCGGCCATCAACGTGTTCTGCCGCCAACACGGCCTGGAGCTGAAAGTGGTGGATGCCGGGGTGAAAGGCTCCTTCGCGGAGTTTCCGGCCGTCATCGACCAGAAAATAGCCGCCGGCACCCGCAACGCCCGCCACGAGCCGGCCATGACCCCGGAGCAGTGCGAGCAGGCCCTGGCGGCCGGGGCCCGGCTGGTGCGCGAAGTAGCCGCCGCGGGCTGCAACGTCGTGGGGTTCGGGGAAATGGGCATCGGCAACACCTCGGCGGCGGCCCTGCTCATGCACCGCTTCACGGGCCTGCCCCTGGCCGAGTGCCTGGGCCGCGGCACCGGCCTCGACGACGAGCAGCTGCGCCACAAAGCCGCCGTGCTGGCCGCCACCGCCGAAACGCACGCCCACCTGACGGAGCCCCTGGCGGTGCTGGCCGCTTTGGGCGGGTTTGAAATTGTGCAGATGGCCGGGGCCATGCTTCAGGCTGCCGAGCTGGGCCTGGTGGTGCTGGTGGACGGCTTCATTGCCACGGCGGCTTTGCTGGCCGCCGCCGCCCTGCACCCCGCTGTGCGCGAGTACTGCGTATTCTGCCACCAGTCGGAGGAAACCGGCCACGCCCGCCTGCTGGCCTACTTGCGGGCCCGGCCCCTGCTGCACCTGGGCCTGCGCCTGGGCGAGGGTACGGGCTGCGCCCTGGCCTACCCGCTGCTGGAGTCGGCGGTACGCTTTCTAAACGACATGGCCTCGTTTGCCAGCGCCGGCGTGAGCCAGGCCGAAACGCCCGCCGCCCTATGA
- a CDS encoding zinc-dependent alcohol dehydrogenase, whose amino-acid sequence MLAMDYRGPKRVRASQKPMPEILHPEDAIVRVTRSCICGSDLHLYNGNVPDTRVGTTFGHEFIGVVEEVGPDVHKVKVGDTVLVPFNIACGRCSFCQQGLYGNCHESNAQASAVGGIFGYSHTAGGFHGGQAEYARVPYANFGPTVIPEGMDPDDAVMLTDVVPTGYQAAEMAGIQPGDTVVVFGAGPVGIMAARCAWLFGAGRVIVLDHVDYRLEFVKNYAPCEAYNFEKDMDDPVVFLKKATDWLGADCVIDAVGAEAAGNLMQTITGRKALLQAGSATALHWAINSVKKGGIVSIVGVYGPTDNLVPIGNVVNKGLTIRANQASVKRLLPRLIQHIQNGVLNPKALITHRLPLEEVADGYRLFADKLDNCIKPVLIPPSARS is encoded by the coding sequence ATGCTTGCCATGGATTACCGAGGCCCGAAGCGGGTCCGCGCCAGCCAAAAGCCCATGCCCGAAATCCTGCACCCCGAAGACGCCATTGTGCGGGTAACTCGCTCGTGCATCTGCGGCTCCGACCTGCACCTCTACAACGGCAACGTGCCCGACACGCGCGTGGGCACCACCTTCGGGCACGAGTTTATCGGTGTGGTGGAGGAAGTGGGGCCCGACGTGCACAAAGTCAAGGTGGGCGACACCGTGCTGGTACCCTTCAACATTGCCTGCGGGCGGTGCTCTTTCTGCCAGCAGGGCCTCTACGGCAACTGCCACGAGTCGAATGCCCAGGCTTCGGCCGTGGGCGGCATCTTCGGCTACTCGCACACGGCGGGCGGCTTCCACGGCGGGCAGGCCGAGTACGCCCGCGTGCCCTACGCCAACTTCGGCCCCACGGTGATACCCGAAGGCATGGACCCCGACGATGCTGTGATGCTGACCGACGTGGTGCCCACGGGCTACCAGGCCGCCGAAATGGCCGGCATCCAGCCCGGCGACACGGTGGTGGTGTTCGGGGCCGGGCCGGTAGGCATTATGGCCGCGCGGTGCGCCTGGCTGTTCGGGGCCGGCCGCGTCATCGTCCTCGACCACGTGGACTACCGCCTGGAGTTCGTGAAGAACTACGCGCCCTGCGAGGCCTACAACTTCGAGAAGGACATGGACGACCCGGTGGTGTTCCTGAAGAAAGCCACCGACTGGCTGGGCGCCGACTGCGTAATTGACGCCGTGGGTGCCGAGGCGGCCGGCAACCTCATGCAAACCATTACGGGCCGCAAGGCGCTGTTGCAGGCCGGCTCGGCTACGGCCCTGCACTGGGCCATCAACTCGGTGAAGAAGGGCGGCATCGTGAGCATCGTGGGCGTGTATGGCCCCACCGACAACCTCGTGCCCATCGGCAACGTGGTGAACAAGGGCCTGACCATCCGGGCCAATCAGGCTTCGGTGAAGCGCCTGCTCCCGCGCCTAATTCAGCACATCCAGAATGGCGTGCTCAACCCCAAAGCCCTGATTACCCACCGCCTGCCCCTGGAGGAAGTGGCCGACGGCTACCGCCTGTTTGCCGACAAGCTCGACAACTGCATCAAGCCCGTGCTTATTCCCCCATCTGCCCGCAGCTAA